The Tachypleus tridentatus isolate NWPU-2018 chromosome 5, ASM421037v1, whole genome shotgun sequence genome includes a window with the following:
- the LOC143251043 gene encoding sulfotransferase 1C2-like isoform X1: protein MVWLRKVLRKKTGKMAQVRKKPMYQQIFGLPMNISFSPECVRGTVQYKPRDDDIFVVTFPKCGTTWAQHIVHNILSKGKPFESFEDFQRRSPFMEMLGPKTAEDMPRPGAIKTHLPFHLNPYSPKAKYIYVARNPKDCCVSFYHHTKMFPEYQFTDGTFDDFFEVFINGENDWGDYFDHLLSWYEHRHDLNVLFITYEEMKADTRAVILKIASFLGQTYKDLLESDEKLMDKILYQTSSGYMRKHLNEQMENFYSNPVLWRNDSPEGLKYVNEYFKNKKLEMPKEMKFVRKGVVGDWKNYFSASQSKLLREKFKEKTKGTNIASLWPDLFTDINEN from the exons ATGGTATGGCTCAGGAAAGTTTTAAG aaaaaaaacaggTAAAATGGCCCAAGTCAGGAAGAAGCCTATGTATCAACAAATTTTTGGTTTGCCAATGAATATTTCCTTTTCTCCTGAATGCGTGAGAGGCACTGTCCAATACAAACCAAGAGATGATGATATTTTTGTCGTAACTTTTCCGAAATGTGGAACAACCTGGGCACAACATATTGTACACAATATTCTAAGCAAAGGGAAGCCTTTCGAAAGCTTTGAAGATTTTCAAAGACGTTCTCCTTTTATGGAAATGTTAGGGCCCAAAACTGCAGAAGACATGCCACGTCCCGGAGCCATCAAAACACACCTGCCATTTCATTTAAACCCTTACTCTCCTAAAGCGAAATACATCTATGTAGCTAGAAACCCTAAAGATTGTTGTGTTTCCTTTTACCATCACACTAAGATGTTTCCAGAGTATCAGTTTACAGATGGAACATTCGACGATTTCTTTGAGGTATTTATAAATGGCGAAAATGATTGGGGTGATTACTTCGACCATCTTTTATCGTGGTATGAACACAGACACGATCTCAACGTCTTGTTCATCACTTACGAGGAAATGAAAGCTGACACACGAGCTGTTATCTTGAAGATTGCTAGTTTCCTGGGTCAAACGTACAAAGATTTGTTGGAATCTGATGAAAAATTAATGGATAAGATTCTTTATCAGACGAGTTCAGGTTATATGAGGAAACATTTGAATGAACAAATGGAAAACTTTTATTCCAATCCTGTTTTATGGCGGAATGATTCACCTGAAGGGCTTAAATATGTCAACgagtactttaaaaacaaaaagttagaAATGCCTAAAGAAATGAAATTCGTTCGAAAAGGAGTTGTGGGCGActggaaaaattatttttctgcttCTCAGTCAAAACTTTTGAGGGAAAAATTTAAGGAAAAAACAAAAGGAACGAATATTGCTAGTTTATGGCCTGATTTGTTTACCgatataaatgaaaactaa
- the LOC143251043 gene encoding sulfotransferase 1C2-like isoform X2: MSTRKKTGKMAQVRKKPMYQQIFGLPMNISFSPECVRGTVQYKPRDDDIFVVTFPKCGTTWAQHIVHNILSKGKPFESFEDFQRRSPFMEMLGPKTAEDMPRPGAIKTHLPFHLNPYSPKAKYIYVARNPKDCCVSFYHHTKMFPEYQFTDGTFDDFFEVFINGENDWGDYFDHLLSWYEHRHDLNVLFITYEEMKADTRAVILKIASFLGQTYKDLLESDEKLMDKILYQTSSGYMRKHLNEQMENFYSNPVLWRNDSPEGLKYVNEYFKNKKLEMPKEMKFVRKGVVGDWKNYFSASQSKLLREKFKEKTKGTNIASLWPDLFTDINEN; the protein is encoded by the coding sequence aaaaaaaacaggTAAAATGGCCCAAGTCAGGAAGAAGCCTATGTATCAACAAATTTTTGGTTTGCCAATGAATATTTCCTTTTCTCCTGAATGCGTGAGAGGCACTGTCCAATACAAACCAAGAGATGATGATATTTTTGTCGTAACTTTTCCGAAATGTGGAACAACCTGGGCACAACATATTGTACACAATATTCTAAGCAAAGGGAAGCCTTTCGAAAGCTTTGAAGATTTTCAAAGACGTTCTCCTTTTATGGAAATGTTAGGGCCCAAAACTGCAGAAGACATGCCACGTCCCGGAGCCATCAAAACACACCTGCCATTTCATTTAAACCCTTACTCTCCTAAAGCGAAATACATCTATGTAGCTAGAAACCCTAAAGATTGTTGTGTTTCCTTTTACCATCACACTAAGATGTTTCCAGAGTATCAGTTTACAGATGGAACATTCGACGATTTCTTTGAGGTATTTATAAATGGCGAAAATGATTGGGGTGATTACTTCGACCATCTTTTATCGTGGTATGAACACAGACACGATCTCAACGTCTTGTTCATCACTTACGAGGAAATGAAAGCTGACACACGAGCTGTTATCTTGAAGATTGCTAGTTTCCTGGGTCAAACGTACAAAGATTTGTTGGAATCTGATGAAAAATTAATGGATAAGATTCTTTATCAGACGAGTTCAGGTTATATGAGGAAACATTTGAATGAACAAATGGAAAACTTTTATTCCAATCCTGTTTTATGGCGGAATGATTCACCTGAAGGGCTTAAATATGTCAACgagtactttaaaaacaaaaagttagaAATGCCTAAAGAAATGAAATTCGTTCGAAAAGGAGTTGTGGGCGActggaaaaattatttttctgcttCTCAGTCAAAACTTTTGAGGGAAAAATTTAAGGAAAAAACAAAAGGAACGAATATTGCTAGTTTATGGCCTGATTTGTTTACCgatataaatgaaaactaa
- the LOC143251043 gene encoding sulfotransferase 1C2-like isoform X3 produces MAQVRKKPMYQQIFGLPMNISFSPECVRGTVQYKPRDDDIFVVTFPKCGTTWAQHIVHNILSKGKPFESFEDFQRRSPFMEMLGPKTAEDMPRPGAIKTHLPFHLNPYSPKAKYIYVARNPKDCCVSFYHHTKMFPEYQFTDGTFDDFFEVFINGENDWGDYFDHLLSWYEHRHDLNVLFITYEEMKADTRAVILKIASFLGQTYKDLLESDEKLMDKILYQTSSGYMRKHLNEQMENFYSNPVLWRNDSPEGLKYVNEYFKNKKLEMPKEMKFVRKGVVGDWKNYFSASQSKLLREKFKEKTKGTNIASLWPDLFTDINEN; encoded by the coding sequence ATGGCCCAAGTCAGGAAGAAGCCTATGTATCAACAAATTTTTGGTTTGCCAATGAATATTTCCTTTTCTCCTGAATGCGTGAGAGGCACTGTCCAATACAAACCAAGAGATGATGATATTTTTGTCGTAACTTTTCCGAAATGTGGAACAACCTGGGCACAACATATTGTACACAATATTCTAAGCAAAGGGAAGCCTTTCGAAAGCTTTGAAGATTTTCAAAGACGTTCTCCTTTTATGGAAATGTTAGGGCCCAAAACTGCAGAAGACATGCCACGTCCCGGAGCCATCAAAACACACCTGCCATTTCATTTAAACCCTTACTCTCCTAAAGCGAAATACATCTATGTAGCTAGAAACCCTAAAGATTGTTGTGTTTCCTTTTACCATCACACTAAGATGTTTCCAGAGTATCAGTTTACAGATGGAACATTCGACGATTTCTTTGAGGTATTTATAAATGGCGAAAATGATTGGGGTGATTACTTCGACCATCTTTTATCGTGGTATGAACACAGACACGATCTCAACGTCTTGTTCATCACTTACGAGGAAATGAAAGCTGACACACGAGCTGTTATCTTGAAGATTGCTAGTTTCCTGGGTCAAACGTACAAAGATTTGTTGGAATCTGATGAAAAATTAATGGATAAGATTCTTTATCAGACGAGTTCAGGTTATATGAGGAAACATTTGAATGAACAAATGGAAAACTTTTATTCCAATCCTGTTTTATGGCGGAATGATTCACCTGAAGGGCTTAAATATGTCAACgagtactttaaaaacaaaaagttagaAATGCCTAAAGAAATGAAATTCGTTCGAAAAGGAGTTGTGGGCGActggaaaaattatttttctgcttCTCAGTCAAAACTTTTGAGGGAAAAATTTAAGGAAAAAACAAAAGGAACGAATATTGCTAGTTTATGGCCTGATTTGTTTACCgatataaatgaaaactaa